From Mytilus edulis chromosome 8, xbMytEdul2.2, whole genome shotgun sequence, one genomic window encodes:
- the LOC139485960 gene encoding uncharacterized protein yields MADNVAQNISIALYRFMCQNIVGTEDHVKQLRLINTVRDNLSSDEKMTFITSGSFGEGLEMRGSDLDIMCVLKDMKIQDVKSSSHPRIRYWTMDTDDVKPGFTKLYCENTCGMSHRTLEEVNGKYYFSSAIFRQGLLVDKKKLTIHGPCISDNYEKMDIALCLRCKTWVAPATEWITRPSNQWPSYNVKQRIIEHGVLFVPIGVKGSPKEHLEWRISFSVGGKLLINTFTHTQLLCYALLKILLKDVIAANSECKDLLCSYFLKIIIFWISEELPQHAWKPFSLIPCFMQCLRRLIYCVDYAVCLHYFIPENNMFENKIEGRAREILLEKLFTLHSYGWRCILFSDQISKFHKSMQNFHIEPHSLYVPEVVTIINSLQLQSLNILVTHIIKNEFQRGIQLIVSCQKSSIKYLYTYFMSVVCSIRAQTLPLTITCSNKYQYTQYRSCISILQQNIYHDAVSGWLMLASFFYKTKQYNKALRIIEYSITKYPPGKLFRSMDVMDIDHRLLKLKTIQKKSIVQQWRIMLVDVMLFEQNSVLIPNELLKEVMNDMCSIHTIQYALFLNFRCHYHLNNARQYEDSL; encoded by the exons ATGGCAG ACAACGTAgcacaaaacatatcaatagcGCTGTATCGTTTTATGTGTCAGAATATAGTTGGAACAGAAGATCATGTTAAACAACTCAGATTGATTAACACCGTCCGCGATAACTTGTCTAGTGATGAAAAGATGACATTTATTACAAGTGGTAGTTTCGGGGAAGGACTTGAGATGCGAGGCAGCGATTTAGATATTATGTGTGTGCTCAAAGATATGAAGATTCAAGATGTGAAATCCAGTTCACATCCAAGAATTAGATATTGGACAATGGATACAGATGATGTAAAGCCTGGATTTACTAAATTGTATTGCGAAAATACATGTGGTATGTCCCATAGAACTCTTGAAGAAGTAAATGGTAAATATTATTTTTCGAGCGCTATATTTAGACAAGGCCTTTTGGTTGATAAGAAAAAACTTACTATTCATGGACCGTGTATATCTGACAACTATGAAAAGATGGATATAGCCTTATGCCTTCGTTGTAAAACCTGGGTAGCACCTGCAACAGAATGGATAACCAGACCAAGCAATCAGTGGCCAAGTTATAATGTAAAACAACGTATTATAGAACATGGGGTACTCTTTGTACCGATCGGAGTAAAAGGGTCACCAAAAGAACATCTTGAATGGCGAATATCCTTTTCAGTTGGTGGAAAACTTCTCATAAATACGTTTACACACACTCAATTATTATGCTATGCCCTCTTAAAAATTCTCTTGAAAGATGTTATTGCTGCTAACTCTGAATGTAAAGATTTACTCTGTTCATATTTTctgaaaataattattttctggATATCTGAAGAACTACCGCAACATGCATGGAAACCTTTCAGTCTTATACCTTGTTTTATGCAATGTTTGAGGCGACTGATTTATTGTGTTGACTATGCAGTTTGCCTGCATTATTTCATTCcagaaaacaacatgtttgaGAACAAGATAGAGGGTCGTGCTCGTGAAATACTATTAGAGAAATTATTTACCCTGCATAGTTATGGTTGGCGATGCATTTTATTTTCCGATCAAATATCTAAGTTTCATAAATCAATGCAGAATTTCCACATCGAACCACATTCGTTGTATGTGCCTGAAGTTGTAACAATAATTAATTCGCTCCAATTGCAGTCTTTAAATATTTTGGTCACTCATATTATTAAGAACGAATTCCAAAGAGGAATACAACTGATTGTTTCATGTCAGAAATCTTCaataaaatacttatacacatattttatgtCAGTGGTGTGTTCAATACGTGCCCAGACGTTACCACTGACCATTACGTGCAGTAATAAATACCAATACACACAGTATAGATCATGTATTAGTATTTTACAACAGAATATCTATCACGATGCTGTATCTGGATGGCTGATGTTAGCTTCGTTTTTCTACAAGACAAAGCAATACAATAAAGCGTTACGCATCATCGAGTATTCTATAACTAAATATCCTCCCGGAAAACTGTTCCGTTCCATGGATGTGATGGATATAGATCACCGATTACTTAAACTGAAAACAATCCAGAAGAAAAGCATTGTCCAACAGTGGAGAATAATGTTAGTAGATGTTATGTTATTCGAACAGAACTCTGTATTAATACCTAACGAACTTCTTAAGGAAGTAATGAATGACATGTGTAGTATTCATACTATACAGTATGCTTTATTCCTTAACTTTCGTTGTCATTATCATCTAAATAACGCCAGGCAATATGAGGATTCCCTGTAA